The Micropterus dolomieu isolate WLL.071019.BEF.003 ecotype Adirondacks linkage group LG14, ASM2129224v1, whole genome shotgun sequence DNA segment GTTTTCATAGGGGTTTACAATTTACACAAGCAGTTGGCTATGAAATGTGATATTTAACATGATCATTTTACCATTTACCTTTTGCAGAACCAAAGCCTTACTGCCTTTCATAATTCCCATACCTcatttacaaatatttaaaacacagaCGCAGTGTCATACACAAACAGTTTGAAATTATAGCTGTCCCAACCAAATGCTTACAGAGATTGCTTACAAAAATTGATGGCTGGCTTAGCAGGACATTTAAATCTCTGACAATAAACAGTCACAGCACATATTCAGGGGAAATAAGTGATgcaataataatcataattcaacaaaatataaatggaCTGATATATTAAAATAGTCTGTCCTTTTCAGATGAAAGTCATCCTTCGAAATAAGACCTCGATCGAGTCCTGGATCGAGGAAAAGGTCAGAATGTCTCTTTGATGTCCTGTGACTTTGTTTTATGATTACATTTTGTGATGTTGTGTAATTTAAGATGgattattttgtgcatttttattgtttgatctACAAATGATATTGTAGGATGTCAAAGTGCTTTTTTAGTCACACAATTTTGAAAGATTTATAATTTACAATGTATTTTCAACATTCTACTTCTCGTGTCTTTTCCACTAGGCCAAAGACAGAATACAGCACTACCAAACAGGGGAGGAGTTCATCTTCCCGTACGACCTCGGCACCCGCTGGCTGAACTTCAAGCAAGTCTTCACGTGGTCAGGAACGCCCAAGGGTGATGGCCTTGAATGGCCAGTCCATCCCAAGTGTCACCAGCACACCTTAACTGTAGGTTCAGTATGTTTGTTGAGTTGGGTAATGcgtgcagtgttgtttttgatttgtcTGTTACTGCTCTTGTGCGCACTGTGAAATGTCATTGTATGTCAAATGATAAATTATCTTTAATTTGTAGAATGTATAAAAGCAGTTTAAGCAGTAAGTATTGTAATGGGTCCTCTTGATACATTTCCTGTACAAGAGTATGATAAAAGTTAGATTGTTCAGCAAAAGTGACTTTAATTGTCTTGTTTAACAGATTGAGCAACTGAAGCAGAAAGCTGATAAACGAGTGAGAAGTGTAAGTACCTGCCAAATCCATATTGTGACATCTAtgtagaatttatttatttatttacacagaaAGACTCGCAAGGATTGGTGTGACTTAAAAGAAAGGTTTGTGAGGTTGAATAAATTGTACTTCATACATTTACCAATACTTCCCAAATGTAGTACTTACTAAAAATTGTTGTAACTCTGCAATTTTCTGCAAGTAAAGCAGTTTTTAGTAAGTCAAAAATGTCACAGCGGCTTTTCATCGCAGCTTAGTGTATATTATCTATTAACAAGACAGATGTGCATATTAGCTGGCTCCAATGTTAAAAATTGTTTGCCCAGTATCTAGGCAGGAAACTTAGTTCAATTTGTCCGTCAGATGTGAGTCGCATCATAAATTGAACTACATCCCGTAGTTCACTTATGGGTCTGGCTTCCATCTGATCGTTGCTTATTCAATTGACAGTGAATGTCACTAAACTAAAATCTTGCGGCGAAGAAGGAGTGTGTGAGATTGTAGGCTGGTTAGCTTTTTGTGGTTACTTGCAAATATGAGATTTACTCCAGACTctgaaaaaactaaacacattTGCACGGAAGAATGTATCGAAATTGTCTTTTAACTTTAGGAAACAGATTTTTTACCACACCTGCCTTGATAATAGAATAACAAACATTAAGACGAAAGAAAGACCTTGTCACTATATTGACCTTATGCTGCCCATAAGGTCATAAAGCCTGACAACCCCGCATCCACCAGAGATATCAGATTAAAATAGACTATTTTTAGCGCattcagtagtagtagtagtatatttcaatttctagtaggttatttcttatttcaccattttaattctacttaattctccaccttatttgaGAGGTTACTCACTACTTGAATCTACTACCTTTCCCTTCAGTTTTCTTTtccccacagacacacacgtacacCTCTGGTCTCTTTCAGCAAACACAACGGCTTTCCctgcctctttctgtttctctctgcctgcATGTGTCTACTCTCTTGAGTTTCTCCGTCAGCAGTACGGTTTATAAAGTcgcagaaaaacacagaactttttttttcatctgcgatattgtttttacagcagcaggtgtgccACATGTGGAGGACcatcactttaaaaacacataaccTGTATCTTGTCTGAATTTAGGTTGTGGTCAGAACAGTAGAATAACCAGATATGTTGTATGCCTCGGCCAGCAGGTCCAGTATCGGGCAGTGGAGGACTATAATGGAGCATGCTGCCCTCTGAGCAAAGGTGTCCAAACCTTTTTCAGGACCCCCTGCACCGAGGAGCCCAGGATCCCCCTCAGCAAGGGGGACACCATCCTAGCCACTCGTGGCACCAAGTGAGTTTATACAGGCCAAATGAAAACAACAGTCTTCATGGTATCTTGTCTAAAAGTCTACATGGCAAAACTGCATTGTTTTAATCCATGTGAATTCTCCTAATTAATGGGTTTTTTTctcattagatggtggatgtaTGGAGACAAAGCTTTGAACGAGGAGCAAATGAGAGGTGATGCCTTTGCTGTGGtttgaattaaatttttaaatttactGTAACAAAGGTTGCAACAGTgtcctgtctttctgttttgggtttcagcAGGAGAGCGTGTAAGGGGATGGTTTCCAAGGCGATGTGTGGAGAAGTGCCATTATGACGCAGCTGCCAGTGATAGCACCAGCGACAAGAAagtaaattaatatatttgaaCAGGCTTTTTGTAGAGCAGGGGAGTTAAACTGAACAAAAGGTGTCTGTGTTTATAAACTTAGATCCACTGAAGATGTCATGCCTGATGCTGCAGGCTCACCATCAAGAATTTCATACTACAAAATTCTCACACATTTCAATACCAACTTGAATTTTTTAAAGGTAACATAGTCCTCTAAGTCTTACTGAGCACCTTGTGCGGCTGGATGTAAATATCGAGTTCATGAGAGGGGCTGGATCGATGGGTTCTGTTTGACTCCTCTGACCAAAAGTGAAACCCAGCAAGAGTCTTAATTCCCAAGAATTGCCACCAGGCTTTAATGTGGCTTCATTGTGATTACATGACTTTTTACTTGaatctgttgtttttacttgtgTTGATGTCCTTTTTTGCTAATTATGCAATGCCTCTGTCCAGCTAACCCCGGGGCTTCGTCATGCAACTCTTTCTACAGTATGGAGATAACacttaatttctttttattatttttgtaaaaacaaattgttgGCCTCAAAGTAtaaattcaaaaataaaaaaaatctaccgCAGGAGTCGTTGTTtgcttctgtctttgtgtttcaaAATTTGTTATACACATTCATTTCTTAAGTGCCTTGAGCTCAATGTAAAACTTTAGTGTAACACAAATCTATCCCAAACTAATTTTGATGTAATGTTCTTACATTTTCAGGTTTACACTGACTGGCACTATATGCAACAAAAGTACAAGGAGGATTTACCATAAAGCATGTTAGGACTTGTTGAAAACTCACTaatcacaaacattttttgaaaccaAAGGCTTTGCTTCTGAACAACACGTCTTTATGAGTCACGCTTTTAGAGTATCATCTTTGACATCGCTTTTTAAAGGCTCCGCACACCCAGGCTCGTGTTTTTAAATAACCTCACTGATTGGACCTCATCTGCTCAGGTTGGAGTCAGGCAGCGCTATGATGGTTGTTGAGGTCATCAAGCTTAACATGAGAATAAATAGTGATGCTAAAAGTGTAAGCTGTCCCACCATTACAGGTGCCACAACAGAAAGGGAAATGTcagtcaaacacattttttgcaCACCTCTGCTGTCTTGACAAGCGATCCAATCAGCCAAAtgagtgaaaacacctgtgtgagtgtgggccctttaaaatacactttttaaCACCAGGcgtttagttatttattttattttattcttctgtaATTGTGTTAACTGTTTCGTTTGTCTCTGTATTATTTAACGTATCCTATCTGTGGTCAGAATTAACACTTCACTTATTGGTTTATATAATGAAagtttaaaatgtcattgttgaagtactttttcttttgtatCAACCTGTCAACTGCAAATACACTAAATAAAGATATAGTAGGAAAAGCTGTTGGAGAAATACTTTATTGgtatgaatgtatagcaacaatagtAGTCTCTGACAGTATAGGAATGTAAAGTACTTTCTTATTTTCTCTTAATGGCACTTTCTGCctactacatttcagaaggaaatattgtacatttttctctattacattttatattattcatttagctgatgcttttatccaaagcaacttacaattgctatacatgtcagaggttgcacgcctctagaacaactaggggttaagtgtcttgctcagggacacattggtagatgggtcacagtggggaattgaacccaggtctctcacaccacaggtatgtgtcttatccattgcgccatcaccagtTCAGTTGCTAAGTTACAAAATAAGACTTTttcaatacaaaacaaatgaagagtttacaaaatatgatgttttgttacaAATGTAACCACCTGATAGTGTATACAAATTGATACAAATACAGCTGAAATAATTAGTGGattattcaattttaaattGACAGAAACTGCATTGGCAACTATATTAATCATCGTCATTTTTCAGCTGCCAGGATTTGCTCatttgaaaaattaaaatgtatttttaataattttgaggtttggactgtagGTTGTAGCATTATGAAGGTGTCATGGGGAATGTGAATTTGTTCTTTACCACAACCAACTGCAACAGTAAAAGCCTGCTTTTACATTAGTCaatgaataataatgtaataatataaaatatattatagcCTATATATAATCAGTCACAGTGGCCATTTTTCTGCATGCATTATAACACTGTAAGTATATTTTCCTTATTATACTTATTATAATTTAGTTAAACATATTCAATGCAGGACTTCTCCTTGTAACAGTGTTTACAGTCCCTCATATTACAGTGCGGTAAAGGACCTGTGGCCTGTACAacgaagcgaggtaactggcttatccaggtaacttcaggagtaacttcgtGACGTCGGTATAACTTCCCGGTTAACCCGTTCTGCGAAAGGTGGATGggtgttacccgaggtctgttgtcatggcaatttacgccgcatctctaaactgctccgagcaggttctGTTCGTGGTTAACTTGAAGTTACCCTGCTcctggactacacaccacatctgtactcagtgttaaggATGACAAGTAGGCTTTTtacacaccacttcataaaatatgtttagattttatCCTGATTTGTACTGCTGCggttgcaatgaagttctgaacacaacaggaTTACGGtcagacagcgagccctgcagcctctgtgattttaaagaggagatcttaattaacggaatagtttcttagatgtaccccatctgtagtctataattgaTTTTTCCTAAGTgctttcacatatttagatagattattttacgtgtccaaaaaatagggaGCCAGGGTGGTGGTTAATAAACCGAGAAAGAAAATCCTAGATGAGTGTGAAATTTAGCTTACAGGAAGAAAAATTGGAAATTCCCTGAtattaatgtcacaaaaaataTCGAgaatcactctggtgttttcttatGAATCCGCCCAATCcacggcaaagtctctaaggtgcatgatagtgactgtgggctaaactcacgagtatttcctcactgctaaatccgattgcaaagtttaatataactttccaaaGCATGCATACTAcacggcagacgtgtgtgtgtgtgtgtgtgtgtgtgtgtgtgtgatgttgcagccttgtttcagtttctctcataaatgtgtgattaTATTGTcggagaatattcaagttttttacctGCAGATTAATCGTGGAAATAAAATTTTGTGTCAAACTATTACCCTTTAGGCTACAAATGTACTCAGTGCGACGCGACAAGCttccctggctttgtcgtccgccacgatattagatcagccgttaacttgtctttacattcataatttcctgacactatACCAACGTGTATTCCTCTGGAAAAAGACGGAGCATGCGCCGTTGCGAAAAATCTGTGTCTGCACGGCCGAACACACCCCTTTTATGCGAACGCGCACCAACTCAAGTTAACAGGGGGTTAACACCGACTCAAccaaccaacatcttatccaccgtcgtagtaccgtttaactccagtgtaacgttaggcggtcagagtttgtcaaccctgagtttgcttgatatccctgagttaactctgagtaggttgaactcccttcgtagtacaggccactgtaGTGGTCTCCGGTTACCTCACCTTGGCTCCTTGATAGTtaacatacagtctatggtagtTACGTAACTACGTGTCTCATCCTTCACAGCTTTTTCCACAACCAATGACGGTGCAGGTGAAATATCACGTGATTATCCAACCCAGTTCGTGTGTAAGTGACTTCCACTAGTGGGTGCACAGCTATTTGGACTGGGGTGGACTGGAAGAGACAGTTTCTCGTTGAAGATTATCAGGAAAACGAACCATGTAGCTATGTGGACAGGTCTCCGTATTTGCTGCACCATTTATCCGTTCTTCACATCGCTTTCGATCTGCTCAAAGAAGGTAAACTCATGCTGAACTGCAAGGTTGCCGTGCACATTGCAGTGTTTATGGGCCGCACCATATGTTTGTGACTAATTACAGACCGCTCCGTTTTTGTTGGATCAAAAGTAATACTAACGTTTTTATAGGATTGTCGTTTTGATCGTGCATGTTCAttgtacaaatattttttatttatttattgtaatgttttacaGGCAAAGAGAAGGTAGTAAGTTATACAGCTAGCTAGATAGCTAGCTAAAGTTACGACTTTGAGTCCTGGTTGTATTGTAAGAGCAACTCTGGCTGTCAACTGCTTATGCAAAAAGTGACTTTCTATTTAAGTGCTGTAAAACATTGTGTGAACAGTTATGCTGTTGCCCTCTTGTCagcagctagctagctggctagcaAGACGTTAAAGTAGCTAAACACTGATCAACCTTTACCTCAATGTCTGTTTTCACTGTAACACCGATTGCACgcaaatatacattttactgAATACTGGGGATCCAAATCCGTCATATCCAGCCATAACTGCCGGCAGTAGCAAATAGTTAATAAACGTATATACTTTTTTGTTCATGCTCAAAGGATATGTTATTTGATTGGTCAATGATTGAAATGTGGCCAATAGCATGGTCCGGTTTAGAGTCTGACCCGTCAGGTTCCAGGCAAGATGAGGAATAGTGTGACAGCCACAAGGAGTTGTTGCCAGCACCTTTTTGTTTACTAAATGATCTTGTGAATCTGCTGATGAATTTTATGGAATTCAATGGACATTTTTGAAGTTACCCCACCTCCTGTAGAAAAGAGAGATTCCAGTCATGAATGGCAACAACCACTGATGCAATGTTGGAAAGTCACAGTGTAACGAATGAGTTGCAACATCAGCAGAAGGGAGCGTTTTTAAACAAGAGTGCAATTGTCAAAGCGAGTAAATAATTTCATTCACAACTCAATACATCAGGTAAACATAACAGAGGGCCTATAGAGACACTGCAAGAATGTTGATAATTTAGACATTCTCTGGCTACTCCTTAATTTAGACAGGAGGTTATCAGCAACTGCAAACAATGAATTGCATGCTAACAGCCCTGTCGGCAGAGTAAATCAGTGATCCACCAGTAATAAACATGATTAGGGTATAAAAAGATTGGCCAGACAGGACGAAAGCTTGTGTTGCCAGAGTGTGAATATTCTTAGCAAGTCAGTACTTAATGACAGTAATTATCAGCAAAAGAATTACTAATACAATGAGCGATACATAACTGTTGTAACTTGTATGTGAAACTATATTCTTTAAGTCTTTCAAGTCATGTAGCTCATACAGTTTTGATACAGTGTGTCTTCTCTGGCGTGTCGTGTCTCTTAATGGTTTAATAAGTATTTCCTCTTTGTTCTTTTTAGCAGCATTGCAAAACCACAACTGCATAGAAATTACCACTACTGCTTAAGAAAGTGTAGATAGCATTGTAGTTAGGCTCTAATGTAATCCAAAACgaaacaattttaacatcacGGCCTTAACTGCTACTGTTTTTGACTCGTCTTTCACTTTCCACCCCCCAACAGCGACTCCTCAGATCCTGTGACGACTGTGATTTCCTTTGATATCAGCCAGTAACATGTCCATGTTCAGCACGGGTGTCCTTGTGCTGACGTCTCCGCTCCACACCCTCCCCTTGCGCATCGCTCCAGTGCTCAGCTCAGCTGCTCAGCTTGTAGAGCGCACACTGTACGTCCACCTCCACCCCGGGCTGAACCTGGGAAGTGGGAGCCAGCCTCGGCCAGTTTTCATCCCACCGGTAGTGGACCTGTCTACACTTATTACCCGCCTTTACAGCAATGCAGCGGATGTATGCGGGCACCTGGATGTTCGTGTTTTGCTGACTAATGTTCGTGCTCAGTCAGCCACCTGCAGCGGGACCGCGATCCCAAACGGCCCCTTCCCCACACCACagtctctgtctcactcacCGGATGTGGTGCTAACAGACTTTCCTCTGCAGGACCCAGGTCAGTCCCATCAGATTAAGCAGTGTCTGCAGAGGTACACAGGCCACTGCTACGTCTGTAGCCCCAGCCTGCCGTCAGTGCTGCTTCACCCACAGCTAATGAGGCTGCAGGAGAAACAGGAAGGGCTAAAAGAGCCTGAAAAAAAGGCAGAACCCTTGGAGACTTACAGTGATGTAGTGGTTGGGGGGACATTTGACCGGCTCCACGGGGCCCATAAAACGCTGCTCAACATCTCATGCCTGCTTGCCAATAGAAGGTTCCTTATCGGTGTGTGTGACCAAGCAATGCTGAGAAGTGAGTCATTTTCAGTTGTTCCATATAGAAATGTGTAATGATGCAAAAATTCTGAGGCTAATGTATCATATTTAATAATCCACGAAGAAAACGATCAGAAGGCGGCCCCACTGACATCCTTTTCCTCCCGGCGTTAGAAAAAGTGCTAAAGGAGCTGGTCGAGCCCTACGCTCTGCGGGTCCAGCGGCTAAAGGAGTTCCTGCAAGACGTCAAACCCTCACTGCAGGTGGAGATTGTGCCCCTTGATGACCCCTTTGGAGTGTCTGTGGTTGACCCTCTGCTGCAGTGTATTGTGGTCAGCGAGGAGACTAGAAAGGGAGGCGAGGCTGTCAACAGGAAACGCATTGAGAATGTAAGTTAGGAAACTGCTGACGATACGTGTTACACAGGCATTTCCTGTTAACTTTCTGAAGGACTTTTCCCAGCTGGGGGGGAGCTCTCCCCATCCCTTCAAGAGTGACTAACAGATTATTGTAACAACTGACCATACCTAGTGACAAAACTGTGAGCAAGTATACTCTATTATAagtgttttatcattttctgCAGCTGATTTCATTACAGcattttttgtaatataatTGTAGTATAATTAAAGCCCTCCTCCTAAATAAGGTTTTCTCAGGCAGAATTCATATATCTAATTGTATGCCACAGATTATCCTTTAAAGGGTCTTTTTCAACCTGTACCAGGTTTTTGCCACTGACCAGCTCAGATTGTAATTGTAAGTGTGACAACATTATTGAAAGGATCCCTAGatagaccttttttttaaagtgtaaaatcctTTCATCAAAGCCACTAGACTCCATTGACAAAATTGGTCATTTTACCGCTCAGGTCTACCGCTACCTTGATTGGTTagtttgtattattgtgtgaATTTGcagtttttaaccctttaaaacaccaaagtcacacaataacacaaataaaacaaaaacaacaaagtcacaaaataacacaaacaaaccaaccaaccaagaCAGCTGTAGACTAGCAACTGCTGTGTTCTGCGAGGTAAAGTTACTGTTTTTAGCAGTGCAG contains these protein-coding regions:
- the coasy gene encoding bifunctional coenzyme A synthase produces the protein MSMFSTGVLVLTSPLHTLPLRIAPVLSSAAQLVERTLYVHLHPGLNLGSGSQPRPVFIPPVVDLSTLITRLYSNAADVCGHLDVRVLLTNVRAQSATCSGTAIPNGPFPTPQSLSHSPDVVLTDFPLQDPGQSHQIKQCLQRYTGHCYVCSPSLPSVLLHPQLMRLQEKQEGLKEPEKKAEPLETYSDVVVGGTFDRLHGAHKTLLNISCLLANRRFLIGVCDQAMLRKKVLKELVEPYALRVQRLKEFLQDVKPSLQVEIVPLDDPFGVSVVDPLLQCIVVSEETRKGGEAVNRKRIENGLPALILHEIQLLKDAHHTETEEEKISSSSLRSRLLGTLLTPPKDTAHLPPLPYVIGLTGGSGSGKSSIARQLEVLGAVRIDCDNLGHEVYQPCTAAYHRVLEEFGSDLLNEDKTINRHVLGRKVFGNQERLRALTDIVWPEIALLVKNTISKAREEGKQVCVVDAAVLLEAGWTDMVHEVWVTIIPEEEAVSRITERDGVNTEDALRRLQSQWSNAKQVEHANVVLSTLWETEVTQKQVLKAWNLLQKRIQEGQ